In the genome of Daucus carota subsp. sativus chromosome 9, DH1 v3.0, whole genome shotgun sequence, the window TAATTTGCTGGGTACTGTGATTTTGTTAAGTATGTTTGGGATTTTGCTGGTTGGGTTGTATTTCTTGGTTGGGTTTTTTGGTGTTTGATTCATATTGGGTGCTTGGTACTGGGTTGGGATTTTGCTAGATTTTGTTTTCCAAATATGAAATTATGCACTCTAATTTTTTCAAGTATGAGAAGGCATATCCCAATCCTTGTTAGATGGTCCTTGTTTAACTTGTTTTATCATCTTTGTAAGTTTCAAACAGTGTCAAAAAACCCAGTCTGGGTTTAATAATGTACCTGCATCAGAATTGGGGATTAATATGATGGATTAGTGGTGGACTTTGTTTAAATTGAGCATGACTAGTAAAGCCTATTCTGAAACTTTCACTCTAACCAGCTCTTTCTGCAATAACAGAAAAAGATGAGAGCTGACAAGCTAGCTATCTGGTTAAACTTCGTTCCTATTTCTTAATCTTCGTTCCTATTTCTTAAGGAGTCTGCAATACACATAACCTATACATAAAAATCGAAGCATATATAGATAATATAATACTGTACATTAAAGAAATTGTCAAGGAAATTGTCTACATTATACAACTTTTGGTTTCAGATATTACTTgctatatattcataaatatactGAAAAAGGTTTCAGATATTACTTGCTTTTGGTTGCAAGAGAGGTTGATCTTATTCTAATATAGATAATTTGTTTGATTGACATCATGTAGTTATTATTTGTGACTATAGGCATTACATTTATGGATGAAATTAAAAGTGTAGGACAGAGTTTTCTAGTTTATGAGCTTTTTATTAGATGTACTGAACTTGAAAATTTCAGAGATTTAAACTTTTACTATAGGCTATAGGCTGAACATTGGTTGTTCTTTGTAATACCACTGGTATATAACAATCTTGGCAGCCTGaggtacaaaataaaaatttgcaaCTACTTAGAGTGTAACAAACTATTTACCAGTGAAGGAAAAGAACAGGAGAAATTCTAGGTggcatattatttatattatagaaattCTCTGCAGAGCATCATATCTCTGCAATTTTAGATATACCGCTGATCATTCTTAGCTAGGCCTGTCTAATAGTAAATGAAGGATTTGTACATAGCCTAAATTGTCAGAAATTAGCTTTTAATTTAATGTACAACACAGaatttatatgtgtgtattaGTAAAGACTATATTGTGGCCACCTCTGTCCAGGAGAGTGCTTTTCATTCTGTTGTGCtagaaatatattaaatctgattaacttGCTTCCTGGAGTTATTTGGTCTTGTGTCAGCTTGTACACATACAATAATTTTTTCTGATTATCTAATCTTTGTACAAAAAATGTATTGAAGTTCAGTAGGTACTTCAATAGATGtgaatgaaatatattatatatatgttagtttAATAGAATGAAAAtctgaatattatataaatatattatagatattatatattatatagatgtGAACTAAGTCCTGTATCTAAGGTAAAGTGCTTTTCATTCTTTAATAAATTAAACCTTATGAACTCAAATCtgaataaattaaattgtcAGAAATAGCTTTTAATTTAATGTACAACACATAATTTAGCTCTTGCAGGCACAAGTTTagtacacacacatacactGCTATAGAGGGTCTTAAAACCTGCTATCTCCTGTGAAATGTTCTCTAGTTACCATATTTCAGCCAACCTGCTGTACTAATTTAAATGTCTGTTATTAGGTCCAAGGACAAATCAAACTTGTAACTCGTGGAGCATTGAGCTTTGGGCTAGCATATTATTCTTTATCAAGGTATTCATCATATCTCATTCGTAACTGCTCTGATAAATGTTATTCTACTCAGTTTTTTTGACCTGCTGCGTAAAGTTGATAGTAACTAGGATGTGGTTTTTGATTTGGAGAAATTTGTATAAGTCCTATATGTTTTTTACTATTCTGAAAACTTAGCACCAGTGTTTCTCGATAATTCTTTGGATttatcaatataatatttagttatatgtatatatagaaataCTCTGCAGAGCATCATATCTCTGCAATTTTAGATATACAGCTGATCCTCCTTAACGAGGCCTCTATATTTAAGTACAATTCGATTTCGACCATTATATGTGTATCAAACAGAGAAATGGTATTTGGACAGAAGAAGGGTGATGATTGTGAGGAAATCAGTATATATGCATCCTTTGTTTATAATGGTGTCTCATGGACTGACTTGTAACTTGCTGCATAAAATCAGTGTATATGCATCCCTTGTTTATAAGTACTAATGcgattgaaattattattttgaaactataaattaaattaaatgaaataaaaaagtaaaaaaggaTGTAGCATTGATAGATAATGTTCATCTGAAGAGGGACCATAATATTTAGAGTAGTTATGCTATTAGAAGACCTTAGATTATTCAGAATAATTAAGAAGACATAACAGAAATTAATAAGTAATTGAATTcaaagataaaatttaataatttgtttGTAATCTATTTGAGTATTAATATCTGACATGACACATATTTGCTACCAATTTATTTCAATACCTACTAACTTCTCCGCAtattatatagaaatataacATGGATCGTGCCACGTGGATGTACAAATTACCGCGGATTGCACATGAGTATGTTAGTGGTGTTAATGAGTTCATTTCATGTGCGGTTGAGAACCTAAAGAAGAAAGGCACCGAACATGGCACAGAAGAAATGATCACATGTCCTTGTCGCGactgttataatttaaaaaagtatCCCAGTGTCGAGACTATACGTGAACATTTATTTCGGCGTGGTTTCATGAAAGATTATACTAAGTGGATCTGGCATGGTGAAGGAATACAATCTAAAAGAACGGAGACAGTTAATAGAAAACTTGAAAGTTGCGGAGATGGTATGGATACCAATAAAGAAGATGACGTAGAAAATGACAGGGTCCATGAGATGATCGAAGATGTTGAAGATCTTCTAATGCACCAGCCAGAAGTTCTTGAGCACTTGGTTGATGACTCCAAAAAACTTTTGTACCCTGGGTGTAGGGATCAGTTTACCAGGCTGTCAACTACCCTTAAATTGTGTCAGCTTAAAGTGAAGAATGGGTGGAGTGACAAGAGTTTCACTGAAATGCTAAAACTTCTGGCAGACATTCTTCCTCCGGATAACGAGCTTCCCACTTCCACCTACGAGGCGAAGAAAATATTGTGTCCATTAGGTATGAATGTCAAGAAGATACATGCATGTCCAAATAATTGTGTGCTGTTTCGCAATGAGTATGAACATCTACACATGTGTCCAAAGTGCGGAGCTTCCAGGTTCAAGCAGGAAGAAAATAATTCTTTTACTAACAACACGAAGAGGCCTCCGGTCAAGGTGTTGCGTTATCTGCCTATAGTGGAACGATTCAAACGACTCTTTGCAAATGTAAATGATGCGAAGCTGTTGAGGTGGCATGTTGAAGGAATAAAATCAGATGGGATGCTCCGACACCCAGCCGACTCACCACAATGGAGAAACATTGATGGAAAGTTTCCGGAATTCGGTGGAGAACTTAGAAACCTTCGTCTTGGCCTCTGTGCGGATGGCATGAATCCGTATCGAACTCTAAGCTCTCAACACAGTACCTGGCCAGTTCTTTTAACAATTTATAACTTGCCCCCTTGGTTATGCATGAAGCGCAAGTACATTATGTTGGCGTTGCTAATTCCCGGTCCTAAAGAGGCAGGAAATGACATAGATGTTTATCTTCAGCCACTTATTGAAGATCTATTGTTATTGTGGGATCAAGGTGAGAGGATATATGATGCATACAGCCAAACATACTTCATCTTGCGTGCCATGATTTTTTGCACCATAAGCGACTTTCCTGGCTATGGAAACCTTTCAGGGTACAGTGTTAAAGGAGCTAAAGCATGCCCGATTTGTGAAGATGCTACGATCGACATTCGCTTACACAAttgtaaaaaaaatgtatatatgggTCATCGTACATTTCTTCCCCTTAACCACCCTTATCGGAAGAGGGAAAAGTCTTTTGATGGCACTATCGAGACTCGAGTGGCTCGTTTACCTTTAATCGGGAAGGAGGTTTTTCAACGAGTCAAAGATATCGATGTTGTGCTTGGGAAGTTATATAAAAAGCCATCAACAAGTAGCATCTGGAAGAAGAGATCTATATTCTGGGATCTTCCATATTGGGAGCACTTGCAAGTTAGGCATTGTCTTGATCTTATGTATATTGAAAAAAATGTTTGTGAAAGCATTATAGGAACTCTGTTGAATATACCTGGCAAGACAAAGGATGGCATGAAAGCCAGATTAGACTTACAGGAGATGGGTGTTCGAGCAGAGTTAGCACCGCAACCATCTGGTAAACGTACATATCTACCTCCGGCATGCTTCACTCTATCCAGAAAAGAGAAAATAAGCTTGTGCGAGTGCTTATCTACTGTGAAAGTTCCATCTGGATATTCCTCAAACCCTAAAAACTTTGTCTcaatgaaggatttgaagatGGTAGGTATGAAGTCACATGATTGTCATGTCTTAATGCAACATCTTGTTCCGGTTGCAATTCGGGGCATATTGCCCAAGCACGTGAGGCTAGCTATCACGAAACTATGCTTCTTCTTCAATGCTATATGCAGTAAGGTCATTGATCCCATGACTTTAGATAAACTGCAAGCTGACATTATTGTCACACTTTGTGAATTGGAAACGTATTTACATGTAAATATACATGTAAATATTCCTGTCAGCATAGAATTTATTGGAACAGCGTACAACATATAACATGTAAATATTTACAGAATCGTTGGAATCTCGATGATTCACGAAAGAAGATTGTGTTAGAGAAAGCAGCCAAGCAATGGCGAGATTTCAAGGGTAAGCTGACAAGGAATTTTCTGCGAGCTGGAAAGGATCCATGTGAAGTTTATCAT includes:
- the LOC135149417 gene encoding uncharacterized protein LOC135149417, with the protein product MDRATWMYKLPRIAHEYVSGVNEFISCAVENLKKKGTEHGTEEMITCPCRDCYNLKKYPSVETIREHLFRRGFMKDYTKWIWHGEGIQSKRTETVNRKLESCGDGMDTNKEDDVENDRVHEMIEDVEDLLMHQPEVLEHLVDDSKKLLYPGCRDQFTRLSTTLKLCQLKVKNGWSDKSFTEMLKLLADILPPDNELPTSTYEAKKILCPLGMNVKKIHACPNNCVLFRNEYEHLHMCPKCGASRFKQEENNSFTNNTKRPPVKVLRYLPIVERFKRLFANVNDAKLLRWHVEGIKSDGMLRHPADSPQWRNIDGKFPEFGGELRNLRLGLCADGMNPYRTLSSQHSTWPVLLTIYNLPPWLCMKRKYIMLALLIPGPKEAGNDIDVYLQPLIEDLLLLWDQGERIYDAYSQTYFILRAMIFCTISDFPGYGNLSGYSVKGAKACPICEDATIDIRLHNCKKNVYMGHRTFLPLNHPYRKREKSFDGTIETRVARLPLIGKEVFQRVKDIDVVLGKLYKKPSTSSIWKKRSIFWDLPYWEHLQVRHCLDLMYIEKNVCESIIGTLLNIPGKTKDGMKARLDLQEMGVRAELAPQPSGKRTYLPPACFTLSRKEKISLCECLSTVKVPSGYSSNPKNFVSMKDLKMVGMKSHDCHVLMQHLVPVAIRGILPKHVRLAITKLCFFFNAICSKVIDPMTLDKLQADIIVTLCELETYLHNRWNLDDSRKKIVLEKAAKQWRDFKGKLTRNFLRAGKDPCEVYHFISREQWETYKNRRESAEFKESAFHSVVLEIY